In Holophagales bacterium, one DNA window encodes the following:
- a CDS encoding radical SAM protein produces MASPRRVPRALREAPALPAPVADPAIRARHALLLNPFYPKDPHASFGKHVLTPSLALTSLAAATPADWTVAYWDENLLQGPPPVEPFPQVVGITVHLTFARRAFELAAWYRAQGAKVVLGGLHVQSCPDECAPHADALAFGEGVQLWPRILRDVERGELARRYTGGYDRPYRDDPPPRRDLVPRGQFLTSASLIATRGCHNRCDFCYLATDGLHIPHRRRDAAQVAAELAASGSPYAVFVDNNLGSHRESLRELCAAIAPLEKIWSAAISLDVTEDASLVRAMALAGCTGVFVGFETINAASLAGTGKRSPLPDDYAARVRRLHDHGIQVNASFVFGFDDDRPDVFARTVEWIETHRLECATFHILTPYPGTPLFARLKAEGRLRHEDWSLYDTAHVVFEPKGMSADELASGYEWAYRRLFSHASIWRRRPASWSGVLPYLAGSYLYKRSNWLWHLLIRHRLTHAAWSPLVELMRRRHLAFRRQLERRGTRRTPLSPVEIVPSCSDSPG; encoded by the coding sequence ATGGCGAGCCCACGACGTGTGCCCCGCGCCCTGCGCGAAGCGCCGGCCCTGCCGGCACCGGTCGCCGACCCGGCGATCCGGGCGCGCCACGCCCTGCTGCTCAACCCCTTCTACCCGAAGGACCCGCACGCCAGCTTCGGCAAGCACGTCCTGACGCCGTCGCTGGCGCTCACCTCGCTCGCCGCGGCCACGCCAGCCGACTGGACGGTCGCCTACTGGGACGAGAACCTGCTGCAGGGACCGCCACCGGTCGAGCCGTTCCCGCAGGTGGTCGGCATCACCGTTCACCTCACCTTCGCCCGGCGCGCCTTCGAGCTCGCGGCCTGGTACCGCGCCCAGGGGGCGAAGGTGGTGCTCGGCGGCCTGCACGTCCAGTCGTGCCCCGACGAATGCGCGCCGCACGCCGACGCGCTGGCGTTCGGCGAAGGGGTGCAACTCTGGCCGCGGATCCTGCGCGACGTCGAGCGAGGCGAGCTCGCCCGGCGCTACACGGGCGGCTACGACCGGCCCTACCGCGACGACCCGCCGCCGCGTCGCGATCTCGTGCCGCGCGGCCAGTTCCTCACCTCCGCCAGCCTCATCGCCACCCGCGGCTGCCACAACCGCTGCGACTTCTGCTACCTCGCCACCGACGGCCTGCACATCCCTCACCGTCGACGTGACGCCGCGCAGGTCGCCGCCGAGCTCGCGGCGAGCGGCAGCCCCTACGCCGTCTTCGTCGACAACAACCTCGGCTCGCACCGCGAATCCCTGCGCGAGCTCTGCGCCGCGATCGCGCCGCTCGAGAAGATCTGGAGCGCGGCGATCTCGCTCGACGTCACCGAGGACGCGTCGCTGGTGCGCGCCATGGCGCTCGCCGGCTGTACCGGCGTCTTCGTCGGCTTCGAGACGATCAACGCCGCGAGCCTCGCCGGCACCGGGAAGCGGTCGCCGCTGCCCGACGACTATGCCGCGCGCGTCCGCCGGCTCCACGACCACGGCATCCAGGTCAACGCCAGCTTCGTCTTCGGCTTCGACGACGACCGGCCCGACGTCTTCGCGCGCACCGTCGAGTGGATCGAGACCCACCGCCTCGAATGCGCGACCTTCCACATCCTCACCCCCTACCCGGGAACGCCGCTGTTCGCACGACTGAAGGCCGAGGGCCGGCTGCGACACGAGGACTGGTCGCTCTACGACACGGCGCACGTCGTCTTCGAGCCGAAGGGGATGAGCGCCGACGAGCTGGCGAGCGGTTACGAGTGGGCCTACCGGCGCCTCTTCTCCCACGCCTCGATCTGGCGCCGCCGCCCCGCGAGCTGGAGCGGCGTCCTCCCCTATCTCGCCGGCTCCTACCTCTACAAACGCTCCAACTGGCTCTGGCACCTGCTCATCCGCCATCGCCTCACCCATGCGGCCTGGAGCCCGCTCGTCGAGCTCATGCGGCGGCGGCACCTGGCGTTTCGCCGGCAGCTCGAGCGGCGAGGCACGCGAAGGACTCCCCTGAGCCCGGTGGAGATCGTTCCGTCCTGTTCCGACAGCCCCGGCTGA